The nucleotide window CATATTGTATCTTTCTTTTTGACAACTTTTCAGATGTTCACATCGTATGTTGCTTTGATCCTTTTTTTATGCCTTTGCACTTTTGACCATTAGCGATTGTTTCTTCATTGATGATTGTGGATCTGCAACTTACCATGAGCAGGTCACAGTTTTCTTGCAATTCAGCCTGACTGTTGTTACATTAGATTTATAGAGTAGCATCAATCTAATTGAACAGTCTACTTTTGTGTAAATTTCACCAACAGTCACTCCAATATTTCAGGGAGCTGCAGGAGCTGCTGTTCAGTATTTGGGTTATACTCCTGGACTTTTTATTGTTGGACTCTTTGCTATTTTAATTCTGTGGATGTATGCTAACTTCTGGATAACTGGAACATTGTTTATAGTTGGAGGTATGGCTTGGTTTCATTTTACATATAGTTTGAATTTCAACATCAGTAACATGATATTCAATTCTTGTGTTTTCTCCTTGCTGTTATTGTTTACGCAAGATAGGATGATATTCATCATCCATTGGCTTCTTTGCTAGCACCTgatgttcaataattaatttagaatATAGATTTCCCAAATCAAATTTTCTTCTATTCTGTAGTCTCCTTTAATTGGGCCAAACAATGTGGATTATATTTTTGTTACTCTTCGTTGTCTATTATATATTTTTCTAATGTTTTATCagaatttgaattatgttttccaTCAGCATAGTTAAAGTTATTGATTTAAAGCTTTGCTTCTGCAACAACCTTAAGATGTTGAATCACTTTGTTATTTAGACATTAGTAACTCcagaagtggcaacacaaaaatgAAATGGGAAATTTAAATGAGTGATTCTGCAGTTTGGGATCCTTTGTGCTATTGTTGCCATTTCACTTGATCCCTTTTTGATGTACCCCTTAGGTAGTACTGCTGTAAAATTTGTGCTCATGCATATTCATTATCATTTCTGATGAAAATTAGCATATTATCGGTTTGATTGGCTTGCATAAACTGGAATTTTTTAGATGGCAACTCTTGTGTGGGCATTGACAAATATTGTGCTTGTACATTATTAAGTATCCCAATTCTGTTAGGTATGTGGGTAATGTGCCCCTTATAAAGACTTGTGCATCCTTCCCCTGAAGCTTTGGGGGTGAGTTAGGCCCGGTCCTTTTTATTATCTTACATAATGACAGTCCTTTTGCATTTGCTAAAAGGGAATCTTTAAAGAACGAATTAAGCTTCTTTGATATCAGGATTATAGACATCTGACACCTTTACCATTGGTATCATACTGTGAAACCAAGTTAACTAAATCATATGAGTGATATAGTGAAATAGATGATATGTACAATCTGAAGTTAGCTATGATAGCTACTTTGATAAAACAATTGACTAGAACATATGTTGCTGTTAAGTATGGAGGATGAACCACCTTAGGAGTCTCCAGTTATAAACTAACTGGAACAGCCGATGAAGCCATCCTGTTACAGGGCCTAACTGGTAGTGGGACTAATGCAAAGGAAGGACATAAGCAACAAAAATAAAGCCTTTTAATAATATCTGAAGTATTCTGGTTGTAATATAAATACTCATATGGTTTCTGTAAATTACTGTCTATATCCTCCTGATGTGGATATCTGCAACCTGTCTGTGCTAATATCTATGTGCATCTGTGTGTGcgcttgctttttttttttttttttgtggtacCTTGTGACCTTGGATTTTCTACATGATCAAAGAGTGCATCATTGCTATTATATTGTGCATCGCTTTGAACTAATTTGGCTAAACACTTTGAAAGATGTCTGGTGATTTCAAACTCTTCATAGAAGTGAATGATTGTTTTGTTCTTCTATATTTCTGTAGATTTTAGGGAATTTAGTTGTCTAAATTATGAAAATGCAGGTTACCTCTTCTCTCTGAATCATGCACGTTTGGTGGTCTTCATGGCGACTGTATATGCTATTTATTGTGTGAAAGTTCGAGTTGGATGGCATGGTGTTTTTCTATCAATAAACCTTACATTTTTATCAAATGATGCATTAAATTATTTGCTCCAATGGTGTGATAATATCAATGAAAGTACACACTTTGAAGAGCATAAGGAATCCGAAACAGTTATGCAAGATGAGTTTTCTCCGGAGTGTGAATACTCAGTTCCTACTGATGAATCTGAAAAGTTGCAGTCATGCAAGTCATCGAGCAAACCAGCTGTTACTTCATCTGTTATCAGTAACCAAAATGAGTCTTCCAATAGAAAGGTAGTTAGAGAAGAAACAAGCTCTGTTGATGAGATAAGAAGGATATCAAATAGTGTAGATCATTATGAAGCACTAGGATTTCCTCGTCATAAACGAATTGATACTACAATTTTGAGAAGGGAATATCGGAAGAAGGTatgtttaaaatttattgataggAGTTTGAGTACTAGGTTCATTTGAACTTCTGTGTGGCTGTACTTTGTGAGGCACAAAGTGGTCTAAAAATTGCTTTGTTTAGGTCATATTTCCCTCCCCCCTCAAAATCCATATTTTGCTTCTCCTCTATACAAGAATATATACTTATTGATTGTTTCTGCTCGTGGTAACTGAAAATATGACCAGTTGGAATACCTTCCAATGCCTGTGTCAAAGGTGTTGGCAATGTGATGTTCTCTCCAAATACACCTTTCCCCAGCCCTCCTAAAGGTGGaagaggaggggggggggggggtgggggtggGGTATAAGAAAACTCACGCACAAAGAATTAGAAAAAGAAAGGATGAAAAGGGAGTGTGGACTTACTGGTTCCCATTTATAATTTCTTGTGTCTAGGCCATGCTTGTTCATCCTGATAAAAATATGGGAAGTCCTTTGGCGAGCGAGTCATTTAAGAAACTTCATTGCGCTTATGAGGTAGGCATATAAATTCAATAGGAATCTCTCTCTTTCAAAGTTAAAGGATCTATTGGTTTCAATTCTTTTGACTGATCACAACTTTTTAATTAATAGGTTCTTTCTGATTCATTTAAAAAGAGGGACTACGATGAGCAATTGAGGAAGGAAGAATCAAAGACTAGGAGTGTATGTCAAAAGTCGCACGGTGCTCCTCGTCAGGTAATTTTGGGGTTTCTTTGTTCATAATTTCTCCGCCATTGTGGTCATTTTGTTCAGAGTCTCTGTTTTATAATTCATTACTGGTGTTACTTTTATGATAAAAAGTGAGAATGAAATGGTCACTTTGACATGGGACAGCTTTGAAATAAGTTTTTAACAAGAATTTCAAAGTTTCTACACAGCAAAGTTGATTTAATTATTATCTAGGAATTATATCTAAAGCTTGAGGTTATGTGGGTAAAGTATTTTGAGTGAAAATCAAGCAATAAATAAGATATGCTTAGCTATGTGCCATTGGTGTCATGCCTAGGTTGGTGTTGCTGCACACGGTCCCAATGAAAGCACAATTGCTAGATATTTTCTGAAAATATTCCTCATTCAATTGATATAAAAAGAAGAGATTGTATGGACCATGCACTACTGAACAACTTCTAGACCTTAAGTATAAGCTGATAAGAATGACAAACTGAAaataaggaaaatacaagaaattaTAAAGGCAACGGTTAGTTTGCTAGTATGTCTCCTCCTATCCTTTTAGCTTTTTGCTATTTCAAAACAAAAGGCAAAATGTAGCTGTTAGTTATCCGGTGTACACTCCTTCGTTCTTTCTACATAAAATTTCTTTTCTAAAAAAGAGAGTCAAAAAGAAACTAGCAATATTTTTGTGGATGACAAAGAATAATTTTTGAGGGAATACAAATTTCTTTCTAcaaaaatagaaaatttaattaatttttaaagttgCTTTTTGCTTTTCTCATGTGAGGAATTATTAACTACTGCACTGGCTGTACCTTAGCAATCACTTCTCATATAAAGTGATTTCACATATTTACCAAGTGTGCTTTCTTTCATTACCtttatttcaaaagaaatagaattttttctccttttttttaatAAAGCAAAGAAGCAAAAGTTTAACCAAATGGTACCTGAAACTCCCAAAAGTCGCTGTGTAATTTAACTGTCTTTAAACATCACCTAAGATTCATATATctgtttgtaaattttgtaatgcatAATTGTTTGGttcaacttatttatttattattttaaaatatttatttggtTTTGCTTatacattaattaaaaattatagaaaaggaaaaaaaaagggaaaaaaaatctaaatagTTGTAAGTTGTAACTTACAAGGGAGTCTCCCACTCGCCACATTAGCACCTCCTTCCCTCTGCCTCTCTCATGATAATCTGATTTGCGTTGAAATAAAGGATGTGACAAGTAATGTCCACCCACCCCCATTTATgtcttttttttttacaggtgtGTTGATCAAAGGCTGACATGTGTCTGTTACTCTGTTGAACCTTGTTTTTGTTTGTATTCACTATTATGCCTATTCTGTAATTTTCAATTTATTCTCTGCTATAGATTTAAATCACAACCATGGTTGTTGTCGCGTGTAATGGAAATGGGGTTGTCATGACCGTAatgaacaatatatatatatatatatatatatatatatatagttaattagttagttagtTAGTTAgttagataaaattaaaaaatgcaACTAACTTAGTTACATCAGATAAGGGCATTGGAACACCTCTTTCAAGGAAAGTTTGCActaattataagtaaaatcaagCATTAATTTCAACTTTCAAGTGCTAACATCTTTGAAGTATTTTTTAAGTGGAAGAAAAACCTAAGCGGAGGCTTCACTGGAAGGGTTGGATTCATCAATGGTTCATATATTTGGCAGAAGAAAAAAATTCTGTTATTTTTGCATCCCATTGCTGTAAGTGGAGGCTCTATAGTCGCTGGATGGGTTGGATTCATCAGTGGTTCATATATTTGTCAGAAAAAAAAATTCTGCTAGTTTTGCATCCCATTGCTGTAATGGTAGCAACTTTAATGGTAGTTGTCCAATAAAGGCCATGGCTTTCATTGACTTTTCAGAAAGAAAGTTCCCTGTTATACATAGGGGGTAATGGCAATGACACCCCTAAAACTGTTAAATAGCAGCTATTACCTTGTGTAAAATCCGATGTTTTAATCCATGATCTTCAGCCTTTTTGGTTTTATTCCCTTTGAAATATATGAAGGGACGTGGTCTTCTTGAAAGAAGCAGAAGGCAAGTTTTCTTTTTGGTACGTTGGAAATTATTAAAAGGAAGGGGGATGATTGGGATTGACTTGACATTTTACGTTATGATATAGGCACTTATTCACTGAGCTTCTAGCAATCCATTAATGTATAGTGAAGCACTTGTGATGCACTCTAACTATTTAGTTTAGTTTTGATTTTTAATGTTGCTTTTCCCAAGTTCCTCATTTGATGCATATCATGCGTTGTTCTCCTGGTTGGAGAAAAGTTGCCCTTGAGTCTTAAAATGCCTAATAACAAAGGTTCTGATTCCTTTGCTGCATCGCAATATCAGAAATCTGCTTTCTGTCTCATGCCTTTGTCTTTGTGCGTGAACAGTCCTTCAGATCAACAACTTGCCAACTTCTGACCTTCAACCATGCATGATGTAAGATATGGAGGGGAAACTTTAGGGTTAGGATTTCATTGGATTTATAGAAATTAGGGAACCTCACAAATTTTATGGGTGAACAACTTGCCCTTCTGACCTTCAAGCATGCATGATGTAGGTAGTCAATTAGTCTTAATATTTGATGGAATTTGAAGAACTTAGGGTAGCAGATCTGATTATCATCTTAAATGCAGATGAAAAATGAACTGAACAAAATAAATTACTAGCCTCACACGTGCAGTATCTGGAATCACTCCTAGCAAGAAAGCCTCATGGCCATGCTTTCTAGTGTTAGAATTGCATTACAAAATTCTAGAAACATAATTAcggggattttttttttcattggatTTGAAGAGTAAAGGATTACAATTAAGTATTTATAGCCGCAAAAGTAATTCTGAACTCTTAATAAGTGCTTGGACTCCTAATTGAAGACCCCCTTTTTATTTTACTGCTAGACTAATCAAGTTTCTAACATAACTTCAAAACGAAATAAACTGACTTTTAAGTTGTAAGACTTAAAAGTAATAACTCAGTCCATCTCACCATAACTTTGAGATCACTGAAATACCCCTGCTACTGAAATGTGGATAATGAAATGCAGCAATAATTATTTTACTTCCATATGTGATCTCCTGCTCCGTTATCATGCAAAATGAAAGCTTAAGTTTGGTGAATTGAATAATTATAAGTACCTTAAAAATAAGAAACAAGTTAAAGTTATGTCAATTGCCACTCTGTAAGAATGAACATGTGGTTCCGTTGACATTAGAAATTTGTGAACTTTAAACATGGATGGTGGCATAAGGTTTATACAACTTCCACCATCAATTATAAGCTTTTTAATATGATCAGCACAGCAAGCTAATATTTGAAATATAGATGTATGCCACCAGTGTTCAATCTTCTGATTAGATACATATAAAATGCATCTAGCACCACCAGTGTTCAATCTTCTGATTAGATACATATAAAATGCATCTAGCACCTGGGACTGGAGAAGTATCTACTTCATCCTTTTTCAAGTGATTGCTATCATAAACCCCATGTTCATACTGTATCTCTATATCATCTTTAAGTTGTAGCAACCCTTCTCGATCTCTCATCGAAAGTGGGTTTGATACCTAACTGATGTAGAATGGATTTGAAATAATTCTTTGTAAAAGATTTTCAGAGAGTCTCCTGAAGTTAATGGATGAAATTATTGTTTAATAATTGTGTCCAGAAGCTTGTGGATATGTTCAATATGTGTGGTAACCAAGCAAGATAATTAGTATTACTGTTGCTGCTAACATATTCAGATCAGTGGTTAGAATATAGGCTATTAATAGTGATGTGAATAGTAGTTACCCTTGATGCATTTATTTGTATTTGACTGTAGTAGAATGTTTTGTAACCATTTTGATATTATAAGCAGGGCAACCAAGACTATTGCTCTGAGGAGTCGAGGCGTATACAATGCACAAAGTGTGGCAATTCACATATATGGGTGTGCACCAATAGGAGCAAGGCAAAGGCCAGATGGTGTCAGGTTGGTCTGCTAATTGAACTCTCCCTCATTTATCAATTCtgcattttatttaatttattataagacTAGTTTTGGCTTTAGGATTGCTGCCAATACCATCAAGCCAAAGATGGAGATGGGTGGGTTGAATACAAAGGCTCGTTGGTCTTTGATAGGCCTCAAAAGGTATGTTCCTCCTAGGGAAGTCATTTTATATGAAACTATTATGAATATAACTTGGATTTAATTTAGTTCTTGACACATTACAATTCtaaaaatgaaggtttgggaAATCGGAAACTCCGGACGCTTTTTCCGTTATATCTTGagcttttatttttattgatttgttcatagttttttaatattatttcaaATATATCCAATGGGATGTCTATCCATGTTGACATGGCCCTGGGTAGACTTTTGACATGGACAAAAATTATTGACTCAGTTGATGGGTCTTTATTGACCTAaacaattatgttttgaaaaatgtaGACATGAAAAAGCATTTTAAGCAGCTTCATGAATGAGAGATATAAGGCTTAAAAGATAGAATCCTTTATGCTTAATCTTATAAGGCTTAAAAGATGGAATCCTTTATGCTTAATCTTATTGTTTCATCTTTGGTTCAGTGAGTAAATGTGTCCTTTATTCCATTAAATGattcaattttatttcatttgGAGTGATTTGAGATTTGATCATTATGCTTATCAGTTTGGGTTTCTTTTCTAGGTGGAAATACCCTGTGCTTTTGTCTGTGCTGAAAGCAAAATCTTTGATGTGTCAGAATGGGCTATTTGTCAGGTCAGTAGTTCTTTTTTGCGGTTGTCTTAATGCTTAAGATTCATTGCCTGCCAATAACTCATTTTGACTACTTTTCAAGATTGAGTGCACACATTGAATTGAGCTCTATGACCTTGATAATACATAGGCAAATAACTAATCAAGCTTTTATGTTTTACTAAATTACTATTTAGGCCCTGTGGTATGTTGACATTCATTAGTCGGTCCTCGTATTTTTAAAATCGAAGTAAACATCCATGGATTTAAGTTCTATTAACAACTTGGTCCTTTTGTTAATATTTCTGGAGTATTCAGTTAGTCAAAAAGAATAAAGTGAACCAAAACCCTAAAATAACAATAAAACTAGGGTTGAGCACTATTTGATTCAAAATGAATTATTGTATTGAACTGCCTTAATTCGAAAATTCAGTttgatttattaaataatttggtTCAGCTTGgtttttagagacaaaaaatcaGAATAACCAAAACAAACCATGGTTACTAGATTCGTTCACCTCCTTTGGGTACCACGATTTGGGTCTTGCGTTCCAATTCGTTGAACGTTTGCGTTCCAAATCACTAAGGGACACGATCTGAGACGTTCAAATTGTGCTTCCGGTGAGAAAGTAAAGGAAGAAatgaaaaaagagaagaagaaagagaaaggCAGACATAGATGAATAAATCAGCAGCCTATGCAGGAGAAGAGAAAGCAGCAGCAGAAGTAGTGATGCAACGAGAAGAAATAAAAATCACGGGCTGAtgcaagaggaagaagaaagggcGCTAGAGACAAAATGCGGCTCTTTTGACTTTTTCCTTTCTGTGGCTGCATGAAAGATTGGCCTTTCCTCTTTTAGTGGGCAGGTAGGACTGTGGGTTTTGAGAaagttttaatatataataaatattcgTGACTAAATTATTATTGGAAAGGGAAGAGTgtttagaaaatttaaatattagtaattactaattaaatttttaaatatttaaaattatattattttaatagtgaatcataataataaaatgacttttaaattttgaatggatgatatttgaattttattaaaaatattatgttaattacttatttttattaaattaatattttaattttttataacacATTATGctaagtaaattttttttttagaagttgtcatataaatatattttacataTTAAACAATATAATTTGCATACTACGAACTGAATTAGCGTACCACGAACTCAATTAGCGTACTAATTAAGCTTACCCCTTACATATTCTATATTTCATAAAATAGCGTATCACGTATCCTATACCCATACCACGACTCGAGAGTACTGTGATCCAGGTAAATTTACTAAATGCTGTGTTTTCATTTTTAGGTTTAGGGTTACTTTAACTTTTCTTTTCTCATCTGCCTACAGCCTCCATCTCTCTCTATTTCTGTCTTCTCCTCCCAATTTCTTGCCCTTCTCAAGTCTTAATCATTTTCTTTCCCTTCTCAATTTCCTGCAAGTTACCTCCCACTTGTTTGCTTCTCTCCACCTCAACAACTCCATCAACATCCTCCTTATTCTGACCCAGTTATTAGAGTGAGTCTCATGATTATCAGACTGTACAATGGAGGCATCAGAAGCTGCAGGTCTTGGTTTGCCGTTGGCTTTCTTTAGGCCTTCCTTTTTAGCATGGCTGCATTTGTTAGGTCGCACagtgcttccatggctgcaagTTTCTATCTCAGTGAGAGTGAACCTGCTACACgggtatatatgttttattagaaaaaaaaaaggtatatGTTTTTCTTTGAATCTTAAATGCCTATTCTTGTAAGTTTCTATCTCAGTGAGAGTGAACCTGCTACACgggtatatatgttttattagaaaaaaaaagttatttgtcTCACTTGCTCATTAGTTTCTTTGAATCTTAAATGCCTATTCTTTTTTCTGTTTTCTAGGTTCAACTTTTGAATTACTAAGAAAGTTCAATCTTTCAAATATTTCTATTATGATTTGCGAGAATTCTGGGCTTTAAGTGAACCAACTGCTTTTATTCTCTTTATTAGTGATTTGGGAAGGCTTTTTATTTTGGGTGATTTCTTAAGGAAGCTATATTTGTTAGTTTGTCATTTAGTGTTATGTGTATCCAGATTTGAGCAAATCGGTAGTCTTTCTAGATTCAATTGATTGGGGTTGTGGTTTTATTTATATTCAATGTTAGATCAGTTGCATTTTTGGGCTTTGAAGGGTAGAGTTCCTACCATCTTTGATAAACTCTTATTTCTatggtaatttttttaatatatatattttttttaatctaaaatttttgTTTTACCTGAAATCATAAATGACATAGGATTGCAGGTTGTTTCTTTTGCCTTGTTTTGACTGTGGAGTTGATTTCTGTTCCTGATGATCATTGAGTTTCTTCtcatcaataaatttatttctcCATTGCTATAACTTCTCATGGGAACCAACTGAACGGACCGAATTGAACTGAACGGAACCAAATTGGTTCAATTCCGGCTCccttcttaattttattttttcagtTCCGAACCTAACTGACCGTTTGCACCCCCCAATGCAAAACTATCATTCACTtggaaaatttagaaaaaatggaGAAACTTCTCTCTTTCGTTCACACCTGCCCATCCTCCCTAACCCAAAAGTCACAGCCACACATTCTCAGCTTGATTAGATTGAATGGTGGATTCTCCTTGCAAATCCATTTTTGCCACAAATAGCATGCCCCGACACTGCCCCAAATGACTAATCACCATATTGCTGCCGTCTATTTCGTCATCTGATCAACTTGACTAATTTGTACGTGCTTTTGGGTGGAGAGGCTTCTAGGCTTCATAAGCAATGCAGAGAAGCATGACATGGAGGATTTGCGGGAGTGGTGAATAGTTGAACAATAATGATGGGTTGGCAAGACAGCAAGGCTTATCCCAGATGACATCTTCTCCACATTGTGGCTTTGACGGCTTTGCACGTAGTACACCAGCCTCTGCAGTGGCAATCGTGTTGGCTATGAGGTGTTGTCATTGTTCCCTCAGAGTCTGTCTTGTTGTGCATATTCCCTCTGATAGGAAAGGAGAGTGAGAGGTATTGCCAAGAAAGGAACGGAAGGAGAATGAGAGGTATTGCCAAGAAAGTAAGGGATATGCACAGTTGAGGAAGGAAGCACAGAAACAAAGAGCgggtattaaaaattattttataaaaaggaGAAAAATTGACAGTTGCTTATTGGTTCTGAGATTTTGATGAAATGCCAACTTGTTAATTGGACTGACGCAAACCAAGTAACAACAAGAGGATAAGGCTATGAACAGAAGACTCAATTTAAAGTTTTAAACCTGAATCAAAATCCTGCATAATATCAAATTCGTAGAAATCTAAAGAACAATTTTTCATTTTGATCAAATCAAAAAAGCttcccttaaaaaaaaaaagcgcaAAGGGGACTCCAAAAGCAAATCCTCTCTACCAAACCCCCAAACCCAAGGAAATAAAATCTCCCAAATTCTGAAACAAACGAATATTTGAAGCCACCAAGAGACTAGCCATAACTATATAAACAGAAATTTTATGAATATATGGGACAAGCTATTTATTGTTGGGGTACATGGGAGACAACCAAGGAGAAGCTCAAGGACTACCATGCTCAATATGGTGACTGATGTGTGGTAGTGCAGGACTAAAATGTGAGACAAGAATGTGAGAGAGAGAATAGGCAATCCCATAGGatgtgtttgtgtgtgtgtgtgtgagagagagaagaaaggacCAACTTTCAGCTTTAAATTTACAGGGATCATTTGTAATTTAATAGTGGCATACCATTTGTAATTTACTGTTTAATAAATATTGTAATTTCACTACTCTTGATATACTTGATATACTTGATAGGCAATTCTAGTGATACTTTAGAATTGATATGATTTCCTGTCAGAGAAGATGGAAATAATGCTCTGGAATTTTTTTTAGCTGTCTTTTAGTATTGGTTTCTATGGAACAAGATGGGAATAGAATAGCTATTCTTAGCTTTGGTTCAAAATTTAAATGTGGAATCATTATTCCATGGAATAACTATTCTAAAGTCTcatcttttaattaaaattttggatatGCAATCATTATTTTGTGGAGAACATATTATCCAAATTTGCAGAATGCAGGTTTTACACGTAAGTGGAGA belongs to Hevea brasiliensis isolate MT/VB/25A 57/8 chromosome 4, ASM3005281v1, whole genome shotgun sequence and includes:
- the LOC110641893 gene encoding uncharacterized protein LOC110641893, which produces MEDIGLVKQGWKWLQTQKNAYSRVKNAALCLRDKIGVFIERHWPMVCRGFLRFGQLMSFLLICWKDCLLRGFQSVITLGSAALLLIMWSCFLSLTSMSCVLYVLLSMGAAGAAVQYLGYTPGLFIVGLFAILILWMYANFWITGTLFIVGGYLFSLNHARLVVFMATVYAIYCVKVRVGWHGVFLSINLTFLSNDALNYLLQWCDNINESTHFEEHKESETVMQDEFSPECEYSVPTDESEKLQSCKSSSKPAVTSSVISNQNESSNRKVVREETSSVDEIRRISNSVDHYEALGFPRHKRIDTTILRREYRKKAMLVHPDKNMGSPLASESFKKLHCAYEVLSDSFKKRDYDEQLRKEESKTRSVCQKSHGAPRQGNQDYCSEESRRIQCTKCGNSHIWVCTNRSKAKARWCQDCCQYHQAKDGDGWVEYKGSLVFDRPQKVEIPCAFVCAESKIFDVSEWAICQGMACRPNTHRPSFHVNMVGLEKTQRSKSSRYPWDLDAEMMDEDEEFELWLQQALASGLFCETSTRRKSWSPFKLHQKKGKKQWRRSST